A single genomic interval of Asinibacterium sp. OR53 harbors:
- a CDS encoding fumarate reductase/succinate dehydrogenase flavoprotein subunit codes for MFDAKIPAGTLDEKWSDYKGHCKLVNPANKRKLEIIVIGTGLAGASAAASLGEMGYKVKAFCFQDSPRRAHSIAAQGGINAAKNYQNDGDSVFRLFYDTIKGGDYRSREANVHRLAEVSVNIIDQCVAQGVPFAREYGGLLSNRSFGGTQVQRTFYAAGQTGQQLLIGAYQALERQVALGTVKMYSRHEMLEIVKIDGKARGIIARDLVTGKLERHFGHAVLLCSGGYGNVFYLSTNAMGSNVTAAWKAHKQGALFGNPCFTQIHPTCIPVSGDHQSKLTLMSESLRNDGRIWVPKEKGDNRKPSDIPEDQRDYYLERKYPAFGNLVPRDVASRAAKERCDEGYGVGSSKQAVYLDFASAIERYGRTEANKHGDDHASLEHIIALGKEVVKEKYGNLFDMYEKITGENPYEVPMRIYPAVHYTMGGLWVDYELQTSVPGLYALGEANFSDHGANRLGASALMQGLADGYFVIPYTIGNYLADEIYSKAVGTDHPAFVEAEKTVSDRIHQLMNIKGKQSVESFHKRLGKIMWEKCGMARNSQGLTEAISEIQALKKEFWSDLRVPGDINEMNPELDKANRVADFIELGELMCKDALLRNESCGGHFREEYQTPDGEALRDDVNYMYVAAWEYKGDHNWELHKEPLHYEVIKPTQRNYK; via the coding sequence ATGTTTGATGCGAAAATTCCGGCCGGCACTTTAGATGAAAAATGGAGCGATTACAAAGGCCATTGTAAATTGGTGAACCCTGCCAACAAACGCAAGTTGGAAATCATTGTTATTGGTACCGGGCTGGCCGGCGCATCTGCCGCCGCATCGCTCGGTGAAATGGGTTATAAAGTAAAAGCATTCTGCTTCCAGGATTCTCCCCGCCGTGCGCACTCTATTGCTGCACAGGGAGGTATCAATGCAGCCAAGAACTACCAGAACGACGGAGACAGTGTATTCCGTCTTTTTTATGATACGATCAAAGGTGGCGACTACCGCTCCCGCGAAGCCAATGTACACCGCCTCGCCGAAGTGAGCGTCAATATCATTGACCAGTGTGTGGCACAGGGCGTACCCTTTGCACGCGAATATGGCGGATTGCTGAGCAACCGTTCATTTGGTGGTACACAGGTACAGCGTACTTTCTACGCAGCCGGACAAACTGGCCAGCAATTGCTGATTGGCGCTTACCAGGCGCTCGAAAGACAAGTGGCATTGGGTACGGTGAAAATGTACAGTCGCCATGAAATGCTGGAGATCGTGAAGATCGACGGCAAAGCCCGCGGCATCATTGCCCGCGACCTGGTAACCGGTAAACTGGAAAGGCATTTCGGTCACGCTGTATTGCTTTGCTCCGGTGGTTATGGCAACGTTTTCTATTTATCTACCAATGCCATGGGCAGCAACGTGACTGCCGCATGGAAAGCACATAAACAGGGGGCTTTGTTCGGCAACCCCTGCTTCACACAAATACACCCTACCTGTATACCGGTGAGCGGCGACCACCAGTCGAAACTGACCCTCATGTCTGAATCACTGCGTAACGATGGCCGTATCTGGGTGCCCAAAGAAAAAGGCGATAACCGCAAACCCAGCGATATCCCCGAAGATCAAAGAGATTATTACCTGGAGAGAAAATACCCTGCCTTTGGTAACCTGGTTCCGCGCGACGTGGCATCGAGGGCTGCCAAAGAAAGATGTGATGAAGGATATGGTGTAGGTTCTTCCAAACAAGCCGTGTACCTCGATTTCGCTTCAGCCATTGAACGCTATGGCCGCACCGAAGCCAACAAACATGGCGATGACCATGCCAGCCTGGAGCACATCATTGCATTGGGTAAAGAAGTAGTGAAAGAAAAATACGGCAACCTTTTCGACATGTACGAAAAGATCACCGGTGAAAACCCTTATGAAGTGCCGATGCGTATTTACCCTGCGGTACACTATACCATGGGTGGATTGTGGGTTGACTATGAACTGCAGACTTCAGTACCCGGCTTGTATGCTTTGGGAGAAGCCAATTTCAGCGACCACGGCGCTAACCGCCTGGGTGCATCAGCGCTGATGCAGGGTCTGGCAGATGGCTATTTTGTTATTCCTTATACCATTGGTAATTACCTGGCCGATGAGATTTACAGCAAAGCGGTAGGTACCGATCACCCTGCATTCGTAGAAGCAGAGAAAACAGTATCGGATCGTATTCACCAGTTGATGAATATCAAAGGAAAGCAGTCTGTTGAAAGCTTCCACAAGCGCCTGGGTAAGATCATGTGGGAGAAATGCGGTATGGCGCGCAACAGCCAGGGATTAACAGAAGCCATCAGCGAAATACAGGCGCTGAAGAAAGAATTCTGGAGCGACCTGCGTGTTCCCGGTGATATTAATGAAATGAACCCCGAGCTGGACAAAGCCAACCGTGTAGCAGATTTCATTGAGCTGGGCGAACTGATGTGTAAAGATGCTTTGCTACGGAATGAAAGCTGCGGCGGCCATTTCCGTGAAGAGTACCAGACACCCGATGGAGAAGCGCTGCGCGATGATGTCAACTACATGTATGTAGCGGCATGGGAATACAAAGGCGATCATAACTGGGAGCTCCACAAAGAGCCACTCCATTATGAAGTGATCAAACCGACTCAAAGAAACTATAAATAA
- a CDS encoding NAD(P)-dependent oxidoreductase, with product MLVIGLIREGKVPSDNRVALTPGQCKWLVKHFPGLSILVQSSPHRCFSDEEYRQAGIEVTEDLSSCDVLFGIKEVPVNMLINDKTYFFFSHTKKKQAYNQPLMHAMVDRHITLIDYECLEHKDGQRIIGFGFFAGIVGAHNGIMAYGNRTGAYQLGRVREVHDYRELIHTYFGMKLPNIKIAVTGTGRVAHGILEIMNLLDVQEAEPAEYLRQEFDYPVYVHLKGTDLYRHRQNGTYDRTAFHAHPDSYECVFNQYLAHTDILMNGIYWDQHIPRLFSMEDLQRPGFRLQTIADITDDKNGSVPCNLGDATIESPVYGVDKRTGAKTAPYLPGSVDVMAVGNLPNELPRDASKFFGEQLIKYVLDDVRKGGSALIEKATILQKGQLTPGFMYLRDYAAH from the coding sequence ATGCTTGTCATCGGACTTATTAGAGAGGGAAAAGTTCCTTCAGATAACCGGGTGGCGCTTACGCCGGGCCAGTGCAAATGGCTGGTGAAACATTTTCCCGGCCTGTCCATACTGGTACAATCTTCGCCCCACCGCTGTTTCAGCGATGAAGAATACCGGCAGGCAGGCATCGAAGTAACGGAAGACCTCTCATCCTGCGATGTGTTGTTCGGCATCAAGGAAGTGCCCGTGAATATGCTCATCAACGATAAAACCTACTTTTTTTTCTCCCATACCAAGAAAAAACAAGCCTATAATCAGCCGCTGATGCATGCCATGGTTGACCGGCACATAACGCTCATTGATTATGAATGCCTGGAACACAAAGACGGCCAGCGTATCATTGGCTTCGGCTTTTTTGCCGGCATCGTGGGAGCACACAACGGCATTATGGCCTACGGCAACCGTACCGGCGCTTACCAACTGGGCAGGGTAAGGGAAGTGCATGACTACCGCGAGCTCATCCACACCTATTTCGGCATGAAACTGCCCAATATCAAAATTGCGGTAACCGGAACAGGCCGCGTGGCACATGGTATTTTAGAGATCATGAACCTGCTCGATGTGCAGGAAGCTGAACCGGCCGAATACCTGCGCCAGGAATTCGACTACCCGGTATACGTGCACCTCAAAGGCACCGATCTGTACCGCCACCGGCAAAATGGCACTTATGACAGAACCGCATTCCATGCCCACCCCGATTCCTACGAGTGCGTATTTAATCAATACCTGGCGCATACCGATATTTTAATGAACGGTATTTACTGGGACCAGCACATACCGCGCCTTTTCTCCATGGAAGACTTGCAACGCCCCGGTTTCCGCTTGCAAACAATCGCCGATATCACCGACGATAAAAATGGGAGCGTACCCTGCAACCTGGGCGACGCTACCATTGAATCGCCCGTATATGGTGTAGACAAACGCACAGGCGCCAAAACAGCGCCTTACCTCCCGGGAAGTGTAGATGTGATGGCCGTTGGCAACCTCCCCAACGAATTACCCCGCGATGCCAGCAAATTTTTTGGTGAACAGTTGATCAAATATGTGCTCGATGATGTGAGAAAGGGTGGAAGTGCACTTATTGAAAAAGCTACCATCTTACAAAAAGGACAATTGACACCAGGCTTTATGTACCTGCGTGATTATGCCGCTCATTGA
- a CDS encoding succinate dehydrogenase/fumarate reductase iron-sulfur subunit: MEHYSMNLNLKVWRQKNNSEKGGFKMYRVENISSEMSFLEMFDVLNEQLVHGGEEPIAFDHDCREGICGSCSMYINGKPHGPWQANTTCQLHMRAFKDGDTIVVEPWRAGAFPVIKDLMVDRSAFDRIIQAGGYISVNTGNAVDGNAIPIAKDKADASFAAAMCIGCGACVAACKNSSAMLFLSAKVSHLALLPQGEPERRSRVLDMVAQMDKEGFGACTNTGACEATCPKEISLSNIARLNQEYLVASLTANK, from the coding sequence ATGGAACATTATAGTATGAATCTGAACCTGAAGGTTTGGAGACAAAAGAACAACAGCGAGAAAGGCGGTTTTAAGATGTACCGGGTGGAAAACATTTCTTCTGAAATGAGTTTTTTGGAAATGTTCGACGTGCTGAACGAGCAACTGGTTCATGGCGGCGAAGAGCCTATTGCATTCGATCATGACTGCCGCGAAGGTATTTGTGGTAGCTGTTCTATGTATATCAACGGTAAGCCGCACGGTCCCTGGCAGGCCAATACTACCTGTCAGTTGCACATGCGCGCTTTCAAAGACGGCGATACCATTGTAGTGGAGCCCTGGCGTGCAGGCGCTTTCCCCGTGATCAAAGATTTGATGGTTGACCGCAGCGCTTTCGACCGCATCATACAAGCCGGTGGTTATATCAGTGTGAATACCGGTAATGCCGTAGATGGCAATGCCATTCCTATTGCCAAAGACAAAGCCGATGCTTCTTTTGCAGCAGCCATGTGTATTGGTTGCGGAGCTTGTGTGGCTGCTTGTAAAAACAGTTCGGCCATGTTGTTCCTCAGCGCTAAAGTATCGCACCTGGCGCTTCTGCCACAGGGAGAACCGGAGCGCAGGAGCCGTGTACTGGATATGGTGGCACAGATGGATAAAGAAGGATTCGGCGCTTGTACCAACACCGGCGCTTGTGAAGCGACTTGTCCGAAAGAGATTTCGCTTAGCAATATCGCGCGCCTCAACCAGGAGTACCTGGTGGCAAGCCTCACAGCGAACAAATAA
- a CDS encoding serine hydrolase, with protein MTKTLFTTFCLGLATLVQSQPLSSTAIDSLVQRSMKAFNVPGIAVSVIKDGKVIHCKGYGVRSLNTMQKVDENTLFGIASNSKAFTAAALGILIDEKKLKWDDKVRDYIPEFKLYSPFVTEEFTIRDLLTHRSGMGLGAGDLMFFPDSSDFTLKDILYNLRFLKPVSSFRTKYDYDNNLYIVAGEVVHRVSGKSWDDFVTERILTPLGMTHTATSFERLQDKSNVIDGHAPVDGKVQVIARNTIRESHAAGGINSSVADLNKWVLTQLSHGKYGDQQLFSDMVHEEMWTPQTIIPVRNPGPYNTHFAAYGLGFFISDVKGYKQLSHTGGLEGMVTQITMIPELNLGIIVLTNQQEGGAFSSITNQIKDAYFNISGTDRVKEYAASRNQMLASANHLTDSIWHEIEAAQKGSNGKMDFNQYAGTYRDVWFGDVMISVKNGKYWFDSKCSPKLTGELFPYKGNSFVVKWRDRSMDADAFVNFGLDINGKGATITMRPISPLTDFSFDFQDLEFHKIN; from the coding sequence ATGACAAAAACGCTTTTTACTACCTTCTGCCTGGGGCTGGCTACACTTGTGCAATCACAGCCATTATCAAGTACGGCTATTGATAGCCTAGTGCAACGTTCCATGAAAGCCTTCAACGTGCCGGGCATTGCCGTATCGGTGATCAAAGACGGCAAAGTGATCCATTGCAAAGGTTATGGCGTTCGTTCGCTGAACACCATGCAAAAAGTAGATGAGAACACCCTGTTCGGCATTGCTTCCAACAGCAAAGCATTCACTGCCGCTGCATTGGGCATATTGATTGACGAGAAAAAATTGAAATGGGATGATAAAGTGCGCGATTATATTCCCGAATTCAAATTGTATAGTCCCTTCGTAACCGAAGAATTCACCATACGCGACCTGCTCACGCACCGGAGCGGAATGGGACTCGGCGCCGGCGACCTGATGTTCTTTCCCGATTCCAGTGATTTTACCCTGAAAGATATTTTATACAATCTCCGTTTTCTCAAACCCGTTTCCAGCTTCCGTACCAAATACGATTACGATAACAACCTGTACATCGTTGCAGGTGAAGTGGTGCACCGGGTGAGTGGCAAAAGCTGGGACGATTTTGTAACCGAACGCATATTAACGCCCCTGGGTATGACACATACGGCTACTTCGTTTGAAAGGCTCCAAGACAAATCGAATGTGATCGATGGCCATGCACCGGTAGACGGCAAAGTGCAGGTGATCGCGCGCAACACCATTAGAGAAAGCCATGCCGCGGGCGGCATCAATTCCAGCGTTGCAGACCTGAATAAATGGGTATTAACGCAACTCTCACATGGCAAATATGGCGACCAACAATTGTTTTCAGATATGGTGCATGAAGAAATGTGGACGCCGCAAACCATCATCCCGGTTCGCAATCCCGGCCCCTATAACACGCATTTTGCCGCTTATGGATTGGGATTCTTCATCAGCGATGTAAAAGGATACAAACAGCTGAGTCACACCGGCGGACTCGAAGGCATGGTTACACAAATTACCATGATCCCCGAACTGAATCTCGGCATTATTGTATTGACCAACCAACAGGAAGGTGGCGCTTTCTCATCTATTACCAACCAGATCAAAGATGCTTATTTCAATATCAGCGGAACCGACCGCGTGAAAGAATACGCTGCTTCGCGGAACCAGATGCTTGCTTCGGCCAATCACCTCACCGATTCCATCTGGCATGAGATTGAAGCTGCACAAAAAGGGAGTAATGGAAAGATGGATTTCAATCAGTATGCCGGCACTTACCGCGATGTATGGTTTGGTGATGTGATGATATCTGTTAAGAATGGCAAATACTGGTTCGATTCCAAATGCTCTCCTAAATTAACCGGAGAGCTCTTCCCTTATAAAGGCAACAGTTTTGTAGTGAAGTGGCGCGATAGGAGTATGGATGCGGATGCTTTTGTAAACTTCGGTCTCGATATCAACGGAAAAGGCGCTACTATTACCATGCGCCCCATATCGCCATTAACGGATTTCAGTTTTGATTTCCAGGACCTGGAGTTTCATAAGATTAATTAA
- the tsaD gene encoding tRNA (adenosine(37)-N6)-threonylcarbamoyltransferase complex transferase subunit TsaD, with translation MRPVTILAIESSCDETSAAICVDGKILSNHIANQTVHEKYGGVVPELASRAHMQNIVPVVHSALQTAFPGAPDLTSIDAVAFTQAPGLIGSLLVGTQFAKSLALSLNKPLIGVHHMQAHVLANLIDENRPSFPFLCLTVSGGHTQIVLAKSPLELEVIGETIDDAAGEAFDKTAKLLGLPYPGGPLIDKYAKLGDPLRFKFAEPQIPELDFSFSGLKTSVLYFLQKQEPGFIEQNLHDLCASVQHTIIHILLKKVKKAVQETGVKQVCIAGGVSANSGLRTALQELGVKYKWQTFIPKFEYCTDNAAMIAITAYYKYQASQFTGLEASPSARAEW, from the coding sequence ATGCGCCCGGTTACCATACTCGCCATAGAATCTTCCTGCGATGAAACATCTGCCGCAATATGTGTGGATGGAAAGATATTGTCCAATCATATTGCCAATCAAACCGTACACGAAAAATACGGTGGGGTAGTGCCGGAACTGGCCAGCCGCGCGCACATGCAGAATATCGTACCCGTTGTGCATTCGGCCTTGCAAACTGCTTTTCCTGGTGCGCCTGACTTAACCAGTATAGATGCTGTTGCTTTTACCCAGGCGCCTGGCCTGATTGGCAGCCTGCTGGTTGGTACCCAATTTGCCAAGTCGCTGGCTTTATCGCTGAATAAACCATTGATTGGTGTGCACCACATGCAGGCACATGTACTGGCCAACCTGATAGATGAGAACCGGCCGTCTTTTCCTTTTTTGTGTCTTACGGTGAGCGGCGGACATACACAGATCGTATTGGCGAAAAGTCCGCTGGAACTGGAAGTGATTGGTGAGACGATCGATGATGCAGCAGGAGAAGCGTTCGATAAAACAGCCAAACTGTTGGGACTTCCATATCCTGGCGGCCCATTGATAGATAAATATGCCAAGCTGGGAGACCCGCTGCGTTTCAAATTTGCCGAGCCGCAGATACCGGAACTGGATTTTAGTTTCAGCGGACTCAAAACATCGGTATTATACTTTCTGCAAAAGCAGGAGCCGGGCTTCATAGAACAAAACCTGCATGATCTCTGCGCTTCTGTGCAACATACCATCATCCATATTTTATTGAAGAAGGTAAAAAAAGCGGTGCAGGAAACCGGCGTAAAGCAAGTATGCATTGCGGGTGGTGTAAGCGCCAACAGCGGCCTGCGGACTGCTTTGCAGGAGCTGGGCGTTAAATACAAATGGCAAACCTTCATTCCTAAATTCGAATACTGCACCGATAATGCAGCGATGATTGCCATCACTGCGTATTACAAGTACCAGGCATCTCAATTCACTGGTTTGGAAGCGAGCCCCTCAGCAAGAGCAGAGTGGTAA
- a CDS encoding ABC transporter permease, giving the protein MFKLLSILWNSFRMAMQELRVNKLRTFLSLFGITIGIFCIIGVLATVDSLERKVQNDIKSFGSNTIYIDKWNYGGGEGGAYPWWKYIKRPPPKIEEMKFIKVKSRLAANAAMFVSNNVTVLYQDEQLNSVNIYGVTEEFTNIQTIDIAYGRYLNDAEFLRGTPTTVVGYQVAEELFHNPEKAVGAEISYNGKRVTVVGVIKKQGQSFVGGFDYDKAFIVSYRYFTSVYNPNNSNPFIMVQGKDNVVSSALADELVGVMRQIRKLSPADEDNFSCNDVATFSEQVKGFFGQVSAGGWAIAGLSLIVGAFGVANIMFVTVRERTSQIGLKKAIGAKRSTILTEFLLESAFLCIIGGLIGLGLVWVLSLVLSSILPFPIYIAPNIIALALSICIILGIISGIIPASIAARMDAVVAIRTK; this is encoded by the coding sequence ATGTTTAAATTATTAAGCATCTTATGGAATAGTTTCCGCATGGCCATGCAGGAATTGCGGGTGAACAAGCTCCGTACCTTCCTTTCGCTGTTCGGGATCACCATTGGTATTTTCTGCATCATCGGCGTGCTGGCTACGGTAGACAGCCTGGAACGCAAGGTGCAGAACGACATCAAATCTTTTGGCAGTAATACCATTTATATAGACAAGTGGAATTATGGCGGCGGCGAAGGTGGCGCTTATCCCTGGTGGAAATACATCAAGCGCCCGCCTCCGAAGATCGAAGAGATGAAATTCATCAAGGTCAAAAGCCGGCTGGCGGCCAATGCCGCCATGTTCGTTTCGAATAATGTAACCGTATTGTACCAGGACGAACAATTAAACAGCGTAAACATCTACGGTGTAACCGAGGAATTCACCAATATCCAAACCATCGATATCGCCTATGGCCGTTACCTGAACGATGCGGAGTTCCTGCGCGGCACACCTACTACTGTTGTAGGGTACCAGGTGGCTGAAGAGCTCTTTCATAACCCTGAAAAAGCAGTAGGGGCCGAAATTTCTTATAACGGCAAGAGGGTTACCGTGGTAGGGGTGATCAAAAAACAGGGTCAGAGCTTTGTGGGCGGGTTCGACTATGACAAGGCATTTATTGTTTCATACCGCTATTTTACCAGCGTGTATAATCCCAATAACAGCAACCCGTTCATCATGGTGCAGGGGAAAGACAATGTGGTTTCTTCGGCCCTGGCAGATGAACTGGTAGGAGTGATGCGGCAGATACGAAAGTTGAGCCCAGCCGATGAGGATAATTTCTCTTGTAACGATGTGGCCACATTCAGCGAACAGGTAAAAGGATTCTTCGGCCAGGTTAGCGCCGGCGGATGGGCCATTGCGGGTCTTAGCCTGATCGTAGGAGCATTTGGTGTGGCCAATATTATGTTTGTAACCGTTCGGGAAAGGACCAGCCAGATTGGACTGAAAAAAGCCATCGGTGCCAAACGCAGTACCATACTCACTGAATTCCTGTTAGAGAGCGCCTTTTTGTGCATCATCGGCGGATTGATTGGGTTGGGGCTGGTGTGGGTGTTGTCGCTGGTGTTGAGCAGTATTCTTCCTTTTCCTATTTATATCGCACCCAATATTATTGCGCTTGCCCTGAGCATTTGTATCATTTTGGGTATTATTTCCGGCATCATCCCGGCGTCTATTGCAGCGCGCATGGATGCGGTGGTGGCCATCCGGACTAAGTAA
- a CDS encoding type 1 glutamine amidotransferase, translated as MNQLRIHYLQHVPFEGPGYIETWANSHHHTLSSTHLFEDFHFPSLDAFDWLIIMGGPMGVYEEATFSWLKKEKEWILTAIEAGKTVIGICLGAQLIAAALGAKVYPNKQKEIGWFPVSLTAAAQTHALFKDFPHSFTVFHWHGDTFNLPHQALHLMQTSACVNQAFIYQNKVIGLQFHLEAMPRNLRHMIDHGRDELVPGDFVQTGDDILHKADQCNLPNQLLANLLDKLAADFPLT; from the coding sequence ATGAACCAGCTGCGCATACATTACTTACAGCATGTGCCTTTTGAAGGACCCGGTTATATTGAAACTTGGGCAAACAGCCATCATCATACACTTAGCTCCACACATTTGTTTGAAGATTTTCATTTCCCTTCATTGGATGCGTTCGACTGGCTTATCATTATGGGTGGTCCGATGGGTGTTTATGAAGAAGCTACATTCTCCTGGCTAAAAAAAGAAAAAGAATGGATACTGACTGCTATTGAAGCAGGCAAAACGGTGATCGGCATTTGCCTGGGCGCACAATTGATTGCAGCGGCCCTGGGCGCCAAAGTTTATCCGAACAAACAAAAAGAGATTGGGTGGTTCCCTGTTTCATTAACAGCAGCCGCGCAAACCCATGCGTTGTTCAAAGACTTCCCGCATTCATTTACGGTCTTTCATTGGCATGGCGATACATTCAACCTGCCTCACCAGGCGCTGCACCTGATGCAAACAAGCGCTTGTGTCAACCAGGCATTCATTTATCAAAACAAAGTGATCGGATTGCAATTTCACCTGGAAGCCATGCCCCGCAACCTGCGGCACATGATCGATCATGGAAGGGATGAACTTGTGCCAGGCGATTTTGTGCAGACCGGCGATGATATCCTTCATAAAGCCGATCAATGCAATTTGCCCAATCAATTATTGGCAAATTTGCTGGATAAATTAGCTGCTGATTTCCCGCTTACTTAG
- a CDS encoding succinate dehydrogenase cytochrome b subunit — MTWKQVFTSSIGKKLVMGFTGIFLILFLIVHVGLNATIWANDDGEMFNKAAHFMGATVVPRVLEVGLFLGFFLHIIQGFMLTAQNKSKRPVGYAVDYGNNGSKWYSRSMGILGTLVLLFLIMHIYHFWTPSRLGGIAQIHELTTVTYNGKEYHNLFNEMKLVFTNPLIVVLYILGCLSLAYHLAHGFQSAFRTLGVHNKRYNNMLTGIGYGFSIIVPLAFAMMPVSFYFNWI, encoded by the coding sequence ATGACCTGGAAACAAGTCTTCACCTCTTCCATCGGAAAGAAACTGGTCATGGGTTTCACCGGTATTTTCCTCATCCTTTTCCTGATTGTTCACGTTGGATTGAATGCCACCATTTGGGCGAATGACGATGGCGAAATGTTTAACAAAGCGGCCCATTTTATGGGCGCCACCGTGGTTCCGAGGGTATTGGAAGTAGGGCTTTTTCTTGGCTTCTTTTTACATATTATTCAGGGATTTATGCTTACTGCCCAGAACAAAAGCAAGCGCCCGGTGGGTTATGCGGTAGATTACGGCAATAACGGCAGCAAATGGTACAGCCGCAGCATGGGCATCCTCGGTACCCTGGTGTTGTTGTTCCTGATCATGCACATTTATCATTTCTGGACACCCAGCCGCCTGGGAGGCATTGCACAGATCCACGAACTAACCACTGTTACCTACAATGGCAAAGAATACCACAATCTTTTTAACGAAATGAAGCTAGTGTTCACCAACCCGCTGATCGTGGTATTGTATATACTCGGTTGTTTGTCCCTGGCCTATCACCTGGCACATGGTTTCCAGAGCGCCTTCAGAACCCTGGGTGTACACAACAAACGATACAACAACATGCTCACCGGCATCGGTTATGGTTTCTCCATCATCGTGCCCCTGGCTTTTGCCATGATGCCTGTTAGTTTTTATTTCAACTGGATCTGA
- the hscB gene encoding Fe-S protein assembly co-chaperone HscB, which produces MNYFELFGIPVALQVPSAGLSDKYFALQKKYHPDRFAQAPEAEQLEALELSSQVNKGFRILKNPEETIRYVLQLKGLLQEEEKYELSPAFLMEMMELNELVMEADGDAAALQSVTSAIDQFKQDIYEPVKKIMANYQEGVTSEEELLQVKEYYFKKKYLDRITPSRA; this is translated from the coding sequence ATGAATTATTTCGAGTTATTTGGTATCCCGGTGGCTTTACAGGTGCCTTCGGCAGGACTTAGCGACAAATATTTCGCCCTGCAGAAAAAATACCATCCCGATCGTTTTGCACAGGCCCCGGAAGCCGAGCAACTGGAAGCCCTGGAACTGTCTTCCCAGGTGAACAAGGGCTTCAGGATATTGAAGAACCCGGAAGAAACCATACGTTATGTGTTACAGTTGAAAGGTTTATTGCAGGAGGAGGAGAAATACGAGCTATCGCCCGCTTTTCTCATGGAAATGATGGAGTTGAATGAGCTGGTTATGGAAGCCGATGGAGATGCCGCTGCGTTGCAATCCGTGACCAGTGCAATTGATCAGTTTAAACAAGATATTTATGAACCTGTTAAAAAAATTATGGCAAATTATCAGGAAGGTGTTACTTCCGAAGAAGAGTTGCTGCAAGTGAAGGAGTACTATTTTAAGAAGAAGTACCTGGACAGGATAACGCCATCCCGGGCATAA
- a CDS encoding tRNA1(Val) (adenine(37)-N6)-methyltransferase, translating into MANTYFGFKEFMVYQEHCAMKVCTDACLFGAWLADKVQNGALGEIKSALDIGLGTGVLSLMLAQKCDAVIDGVEIDELTIRQALSNFRTSPWEKRLNVFHQTIQRFMPAQSYNLVFSNPPFFEQHLKSSDDKRNLALHSEELKLDELAASASRLLKPTGHFAVLLPYARTAEFIYIAGDHELSLHDAVTVKQTPAHQPFRSMLLFGKTQVSAPGSSTITIKEDDEYTAPFAMLLKDYYINL; encoded by the coding sequence ATGGCTAATACTTATTTCGGTTTCAAGGAATTTATGGTTTACCAGGAGCACTGTGCTATGAAAGTATGCACCGATGCGTGTTTATTCGGTGCATGGCTGGCCGATAAAGTACAGAATGGCGCCCTTGGCGAAATCAAGAGCGCGCTGGACATTGGCCTCGGAACAGGTGTGTTGAGCCTGATGCTGGCACAGAAATGTGACGCCGTTATTGACGGGGTGGAGATAGACGAACTTACCATCCGGCAAGCGCTGAGTAATTTTCGTACCAGCCCCTGGGAAAAAAGGCTGAATGTTTTCCATCAAACCATACAACGGTTTATGCCGGCGCAATCGTATAACCTGGTATTCTCCAATCCTCCTTTCTTTGAACAACACCTGAAAAGCAGCGACGATAAAAGAAACCTTGCGTTACACAGTGAAGAACTGAAGCTGGATGAATTGGCTGCCTCTGCCAGCCGCTTATTGAAACCCACCGGGCACTTTGCGGTATTGCTTCCTTATGCCAGAACAGCAGAATTCATTTACATAGCGGGCGATCACGAGCTGTCCCTGCATGATGCTGTGACCGTTAAACAAACGCCTGCACACCAGCCTTTCAGGTCCATGCTGCTCTTTGGTAAAACGCAGGTGAGCGCTCCCGGCTCAAGCACCATCACCATTAAAGAAGATGATGAATATACAGCGCCATTTGCCATGCTGCTGAAAGATTATTACATTAATCTCTGA